A window from Megalobrama amblycephala isolate DHTTF-2021 linkage group LG21, ASM1881202v1, whole genome shotgun sequence encodes these proteins:
- the wnk2 gene encoding serine/threonine-protein kinase WNK2 isoform X2, translating to MENLTGSNSEPQPVGSTVSSVPSKKTGIYENGHEHPSHTDPSAAAHRGASDPTTYPLLDYRGLVRQRFIRRSLWFSESEDQELEVSECDTTSSPVKSAHIVVQSSFDLESLVGQGEGVNENLSKEPETSEAEEKHDAEPSETSKSVEKAGSDENEEEAEMKAVSTSPSGRFLKFDIELGRGSFKTVYKGLDTETWVEVAWCELQDRKLSKVERQRFKEEAEMLKGLQHPNIVRFYDFWESPLKGKKCIVLVTELMTSGTLKTYLKRFKVMKPKVLRSWCRQILKGLHFLHTRTPPIIHRDLKCDNIFITGPTGSVKIGDLGLATLKRASFAKSVIGTPEFMAPEMYEEHYDEAVDVYAFGMCMLEMATSEYPYSECQNAAQIYRKVTSGVKPASFSKVAMPEIKEIIGECICHRWEERYSIKDLLNHAFFAEDTGVRVELAEEDDGKKSSIALRLWVEDQKKLKGKYKDSGAIEFTFDLETEVPETVAQEMVESGFFLEIDVKIVGKSIRDRVSLIKWRRQRIVSGHNGKTEESSTKTETQNLLQVPSTGPPLGGPPSLPSETDELQTEAVSLVCSAPTSAATATHSSAGSTMITGASGNQDSTSQQSLSESVSTAQRILSPPAQLLVQLPQGTQQPSTAHLPLGTQQQPALQMHQGVPQQTIGQLLHGAQQQPSPQQPQGAQQQPGGPLHQITQAQAHGLVPQAPQQQPTIQLHQQYQQSAHQLHQGAFQQSSVHLHQSSYQPSPPSTQLAPSKTVSAPATPVPHARPQSIHASALVTQQNQKTVPLAQEFRLYFHPEAFQPQTLSSLQPIVQASSEAQFIPQHLLQSASSMISTTTLPPQPQLNVQTPLLQPLQIATQFPSAYPLLPEGGTSAGTEPIPFSSITYSSSYPTNAHPVSSPYYSPSPINAPPTLSMQNVPCILGAGTPVTTPLNVPTPIPLLAMALSPPMLPPEQHLQQMYSPVPPPEGAMLQPQPQPTQPSLPLPNPASLPQQDPSISEHFTEEYPRHEELQILAPSHTILSQIQSPPQDKQSETKFTTVQALPETMQPPLQPAGIQTGYAVPESTGMPSTTQQIADTASMPIPSALEPSPFQPNTEAPVSIPLHSFVCDNLSQDASGKEMSDSYEGPTGGGKGDGKPRKHHRKSARTRSRQEKINKPKLSMLNVSNTGDKMVECQLETHNHKMVTFKFDLDGDAPEEIATYMVENGFILPIEKEIFIDQLKDIVDKAEDILSEDMDGEKTSDLGKNHLQGQSPGDEGREGIKGQQHGAPQPVYQQNVLHTGKRWFIICPVEEAPAASQDASSDGGPSTQSPSTTTITDGTTTAQPGESASAHPPEPSTGSASASMDSEACGTAPPSGGSDPYGVWSPLSLTTTDPLSLAALSQAPPAPQAAAMPAQSASHSEEGPNLGSTQVNVQQSQPYMDPQSSLFVDETQSGRLGSVSPMHTAQQMAEIACAVSMVEDVPCCPLVMPLSLEVSSGAQRSSSVMPPPSQDTTSAREQLHSITSSRVERAQQPVVLQQPVSTVSGTKAPSLPQSPAPSQHHFVPSESDGEGRSRGGFVDSTIKTLDEKLRNLLYQEYAPMYPSGSAAETPGSGTEYIQSPPGPECAMGGSGTSTPSLMGEGRFRAGEQLPQIPERVDSLSALSDSAVGVPVSRRHAMPHSTSCSGSRSRYKMMPSATDILSGQGRKQRSLSSTASPAHPGGFLGECAMYEEPTVSATTVGRFSVVSTEDEVTRRKNTSRYSAPPDFYLDAPPPLTKRGSLPRTQTSVSADVTVHTRFMSSDSGAESSPAKMAPTTPSRHGRSERRGSDLMKRAVAFLRRSGRSSSVQSSDSPSRKGGVYGSYVSSDNDSEMEDSDIKRELQRLREKHMKEITELEAHHREEVELLYIRLGKPPPPGLYIPPTAPPAGRKRKTSRHKLKAGKLLSPLVQQLRNVASKTSDSSKPNDLTKSAEATLSLNGSPARASNLSDGRAYSGTGTLPCSVSEPVQTQQPCSLKGSLSSDNIYSGLQGEGPGARIQPGQGWPPSPQASAQVTYKSSSKPRARFLSGPVSLSIWSTLKRLCLGKERGSRSGAASAASNQSPMPPGSTPPPHQPIGLAQAQTNNSNNKTDAFTQQLQRFVDNWAEQEERAPSRSQSLSLRPQQLTRSRIWSSIEAPVSTERLNASQLPLSWPQIDFHASVMATDTSQVLQHSFLVPGNPYGKMLNAQRLDMDHWPAMTANLNQEVFAFPALHSPSWTAPSSPSEVPNSRNRTM from the exons AAACATGATGCTGAACCATCTGAAACTTCCAAGAGCGTGGAGAAAGCTGGGAGTGACGAGAATGAGGAAGAGGCCGAAATGAAGGCAGTGTCCACCTCTCCTAGTGGACGTTTTCTTAAGTTTGATATTGAGCTTGGCAGAGGGTCCTTCAAAACAGTCTATAAGGGCCTGGACACTGAGACATGGGTGGAGGTGGCCTGGTGTGAACTTCAG GATCGTAAGCTGTCCAAGGTGGAACGTCAGAGGTTTAAAGAGGAGGCAGAGATGCTAAAAGGTCTTCAGCATCCAAATATTGTGCGCTTCTATGACTTTTGGGAATCTCCTCTTAAAGGGAAGAAGTGCATTGTTTTAGTCACCGAACTGATGACATCTGGAACACTGAAAAC GTATCTGAAGCGATTCAAGGTGATGAAACCAAAAGTCTTACGAAGCTGGTGCAGACAGATCCTAAAAGGTCTTCACTTCCTCCATACGAGGACCCCTCCCATTATCCATCGGGATCTGAAGTGTGACAATATCTTCATCACTGGTCCTACAGGCTCAGTCAAGATTGGAGATCTTGGCCTGGCCACACTAAAGAGAGCTTCCTTTGCCAAAAGTGTAATAG GCACTCCAGAGTTTATGGCCCCTGAGATGTATGAGGAGCACTATGATGAAGCCGTAGATGTGTATGCATTTGGGATGTGTATGCTAGAAATGGCCACATCTGAGTATCCATACTCAGAGTGCCAAAATGCAGCACAAATCTATCGCAAAGTCACTAGC GGTGTGAAGCCAGCCAGTTTCAGTAAGGTGGCCATGCCTGAAATAAAAGAAATCATTGGAGAGTGTATCTGCCATCGCTGGGAGGAAAG GTACTCCATAAAGGACTTACTAAACCATGCATTCTTTGCGGAGGACACAGGTGTGAGAGTAGAGCTGGCTGAAGAGGATGACGGCAAGAAGTCTTCTATTGCTCTCAGGCTTTGGGTTGAAGACCAGAAAAAACTTAAGGGAAAGTATAAAGACAGTGGTGCTATTGAGTTCACCTTTGACCTGGAGACAGAAGTCCCGGAAACAGTTGCCCAGGAAATG GTGGAATCTGGCTTCTTTTTAGAGATTGACGTGAAGATTGTGGGAAAGTCAATCCGCGACCGTGTGTCTCTGATAAAGTGGAGACGGCAGCGGATTGTCTCAGGCCATAATGGAAAAACAGAAGAGAGCAGCACCAAGACTGAGACACAGAATCTCCTTCAGGTGCCCTCCACAGGGCCACCATTGGGTGGACCACCCAGTCTTCCATCCGAAACAGATGAACTACAGACTGAAGCAGTCAGTTTGGTCTGCAGTGCCCCGACTAGTGCAGCTACAGCTACAC ACAGCAGTGCAGGCTCAACAATGATAACAGGTGCTTCAGGCAACCAAGACAGCACCTCTCAGCAGTCCCTTTCGGAGTCCGTTTCCACTGCACAAAGGATCTTAAGCCCTCCAGCACAGCTTCTGGTTCAGTTGCCACAGGGTACCCAACAGCCATCTACTGCACACCTGCCTCTGGGGACTCAACAACAACCTGCTCTACAAATGCATCAAGGTGTCCCACAACAAACCATAGGCCAGTTACTCCATGGGGCCCAGCAACAACCTAGTCCTCAGCAACCCCAGGGAGCCCAACAACAGCCAGGTGGTCCCCTGCACCAGATTACACAAGCACAGGCCCATGGTTTGGTGCCTCAAGCACCCCAGCAACAACCCACCATTCAGTTGCACCAGCAATATCAGCAGTCAGCTCATCAGCTACATCAAGGGGCTTTTCAGCAGTCTTCAGTACACCTGCATCAGAGCTCTTACCAGCCATCACCT CCTTCCACACAATTGGCTCCATCTAAGACCGTCTCTGCTCCAGCTACTCCAGTACCACATGCACGTCCACAGAGCATTCATGCCTCTGCCCTTGTAACACAGCAAAACCAAAAGACTGTACCACTAGCACAGGAG TTTCGTCTTTATTTCCATCCTGAAGCTTTCCAGCCTCAG ACTTTATCATCTCTTCAGCCCATAGTGCAGGCATCTTCAGAAGCTCAGTTCATTCCACAGCATCTATTACAGTCAGCATCTTCAATGATCAGCACCACTACCCTTCCTCCACAACCACAGCTAAATGTTCAGACACCCCTACTCCAGCCTCTACAAATCGCCACACAG TTTCCTTCGGCATATCCTCTTTTGCCAGAAGGGGGCACATCTGCAGGGACAGAGCCAATACCTTTCTCCTCAATCACTTACTCTTCTTCCTACCCCACAAATGCTCATCCTGTATCCTCTCCCTACTACTCACCAAGCCCTATCAATGCTCCTCCCACTCTATCCATGCAGAATGTACCCTGCATACTAGGAGCAGGCACACCTGTCACCACCCCTTTGAATGTTCCAACCCCTATACCTCTCCTGGCTATGGCCCTGTCCCCACCTATGCTTCCTCCCGAGCAACATCTGCAGCAGATGTATTCCCCAGTTCCACCACCAGAAGGTGCCATGTTGCAACCTCAACCCCAGCCAACACAACCCTCGCTTCCCCTCCCTAATCCTGCCTCCCTCCCTCAGCAAGACCCATCTATTTCTGAACATTTTACAGAG GAGTACCCTCGACATGAGGAATTGCAGATCCTGGCCCCATCTCACACCATTCTGTCGCAGATCCAGTCTCCTCCACAGGACAAGCAGTCAGAGACAAAGTTTACCACTGTCCAAGCCCTACCTGAGACCATGCAGCCTCCTCTGCAGCCTGCTGGCATACAGACAGGATATGCTGTTCCTGAGAGTACTGGCATGCCCAGTACAACTCAGCAAATAGCAGACACTGCTTCAATGCCCATTCCTTCTGCGCTAGAGCCCAGCCCATTTCAACCCAACACTGAG GCACCTGTTTCTATTCCACTCCATAGTTTTGTATGTGACAA CCTAAGCCAAGATGCATCTGGTAAAGAAATGAGTGACAGCTATGAAGGACCCACTGGTGGAGGAAAGGGTGACGGAAAACCCAGAAAACACCACCGCAAATCTGCTCGAACACGCTCACGTCAGGAAAAAATTAACAAGCCAAAGCTAAGCATGCTAAAT GTTAGTAATACAGGTGACAAGATGGTAGAATGCCAGCtggaaacacacaatcataaaATGGTGACTTTCAAATTTGACCTAGACGGAGATGCACCTGAAGAAATAGCCACTTATATG GTGGAAAATGGCTTTATTCTACCAATAGAAAAGGAGATTTTTATAGATCAACTTAAAGACATTGTCGACAAGGCAGAAGACATTCTAAGCGAGGACATGGATGGAGAAAAGACGTCAGATCTTGGGAAAAATCATTTGCAAGGACAATCTCCTGGAGATGAAGGGAGAGAG GGAATAAAAGGACAGCAACATGGGGCTCCCCAGCCAGTTTATCAGCAAAATG TTCTGCACACGGGTAAGAGGTGGTTCATCATCTGCCCTGTGGAAGAGGCTCCTGCTGCCAGTCAGGACGCATCCTCAGATGGAGGTCCATCAACACAATCTCCATCCACAACAACAATAACTGATGGGACAACCACTGCTCAGCCTGGTGAGAGTGCTTCAGCCCATCCTCCTGAACCCAGCACAGGATCTGCTTCTGCATCCATGG ATTCAGAAGCCTGTGGCACAGCGCCTCCATCAGGAGGAAGTGATCCCTATGGGGTTTGGAGCCCCCTCTCTTTGACCACAACTGATCCTCTTTCTCTGGCTGCTCTTTCCCAAGCTCCCCCTGCCCCACAAGCCGCTGCAATGCCAGCTCAGTCTGCTTCACATTCAGAGGAAGGGCCAAATTTAGGCTCCACCCAGGTCAATGTGCAGCAATCTCAGCCATACATGGATCCTCAAAGTTCTCTTTTTGTGGATGAGACCCAGAGTGGCAGATTAGGCTCGGTCTCCCCCATGCACACTGCTCAGCAGATGGCTGAAATTGCATGTGCTGTCTCCATGGTGGAGGACGTGCcctgctgtcccttggtcatgccgCTGTCCCTAGAAGTGAGCAGTGGGGCTCAGAGGTCATCCTCTGTGATGCCACCACCATCACAAGACACTACATCTGCTCGCGAACAACTTCACTCCATTACATCTAGTCGAGTGGAACGTGCCCAGCAGCCTGTGGTGTTGCAGCAGCCTGTGTCCACTGTGAGTGGAACTAAGGCACCTTCCCTGCCCCAAAGCCCCGCCCCTTCACAGCACCACTTTGTTCCTAGTGAATCAGATGGAGAGGGGCGTAGCAGAGGAGGGTTTGTAGACAGCACTATCAAGACACTGGATGAGAAACTGAGAAATTTGCTGTATCAAGAGTATGCTCCCATGTACCCATCCGGAAGTGCTGCTGAAACACCAGGATCTGGCACAGAGTATATCCAGTCCCCACCAGGACCAGAGTGTGCGATGGGAGGGTCAGGAACCAGCACACCTAGTCTTATGGGAGAGGGACGATTCAGAGCAGGAGAGCAATTG CCACAGATTCCAGAGCGTGTGGACAGTTTAAGTGCTCTCAGTGACTCTGCAGTTGGAG TTCCTGTGTCAAGGAGACATGCAATGCCACACTCTACCTCTTGCTCTGGATCTAGAAGTCGATATAAG ATGATGCCTAGTGCCACTGACATCCTGTCAGGTCAAGGTCGAAAGCAGCGCAGCCTGAGCAGCACAGCATCTCCAGCACACCCTGGTGGTTTTTTGGGAGAATGTGCCATGTACGAAGAGCCGACTGTTTCAGCTACTACTGTCGGCAGGTTCTCAGTGGTCAGCACAGAAGATGAAGTCACGCGCAGAAAGAACACTAGCAGATATTCTGCCCCACCTGACTTTTATCTGGACGCCCCACCTCCCCTGACCAAACGAGGCTCTCTGCCAAGGACACAGACCTCAGTCTCAGCGGATGTCACTGTTCACACCCGCTTCATGTCTTCTGACTCTGGGGCAGAGAGCAGCCCTGCCAAAATGGCACCTACAACCCCATCCCGCCATGGGAGGTCTGAAAGGAGAGGAAGTGACCTCATGAAAAGGGCGGTGGCTTTTCTAAGGCGCTCTGGCCGCAGCAGTAGTGTGCAAAGCTCTGATTCGCCAAGCAGAAAGGGAGGGGTGTATGGATCCTATGTCAGCAGTGACAATGACTCCGAGATGGAGGACTCCGATATAAAGAGGGAGCTTCAGAGACTAAGAGAAAA GCACATGAAAGAGATAACCGAATTGGAGGCCCACCACAGAGAAGAGGTTGAGCTTCTCTATATCAGATTAGGGAAACCACCCCCTCCAGGTCTTTACATCCCACCCACAGCACCCCCTGCTGGACGCAAGCGCAAGACCAGCAGGCACAAACTAAAAGCTGGCAAACTGCTCAGTCCTCTAGTACAACAGCTGAGAAATGTTGCCTCTAAAACTAGCGACTCCAGCAAACCTAATGATTTAACAAAATCAG CTGAAGCGACCCTGAGCTTGAATGGGTCTCCTGCCAGAGCTTccaacttgtcagatggcagGGCTTATTCTGGGACCGGGACTCTGCCTTGTTCTGTGTCTGAGCCGGTTCAGACCCAACAACCATGCTCTCTTAAAGGATCTCTCTCTTCCGACAACATCTACTCTGGTCTACAGGGAGAAGGACCTGGGGCACGGATCCAGCCTGGCCAAG GCTGGCCTCCTTCTCCCCAAGCGTCTGCACAGGTCACCTATAAATCCAGCAGTAAACCACGCGCTAGATTCCTCAGTGGGCCTGTTTCTCTGTCCATCT GGTCAACACTTAAACGCCTGTGTCTGGGTAAAGAACGTGGCAGCA GATCTGGAGCAGCATCAGCTGCCTCTAATCAGTCCCCAATGCCTCCTGGATCAACTCCTCCTCCTCACCAGCCAATTGGTCTCGCTCAAGCACAGActaacaacagcaacaacaagaCAGATGCATTCACACAGCAGCTTCAGAGATTCGTAGATAACTGGGCAGAACAAGAAGAGAGGGCTCCTTCACGCTCACAATCCCTAAGTCTAAGACCACAGCAACTGACCCGATCCAGGATCTGGAGCTCTATAGAG GCTCCGGTTTCAACAGAAAGACTGAATGCTTCCCAACTGCCTCTTTCATGGCCACAGATTGATTTCCATGCCTCTGTGATGGCAACTGACACTTCACAAGTACTTCAGCACAGTTTTTTGGTGCCCGGTAACCCTTATGGAAAGATGCTGAATGCCCAACGCTTGGACATGGACCACTGGCCAGCAATGACTGCCAATCTTAACCAAGAAGTCTTTGCTTTCCCTGCTTTGCACTCTCCCTCTTGGACAGCACCTTCTTCTCCCAGCGAGGTTCCTAATTCTAGAAATAGGACCATGTAG